A stretch of DNA from Aerosakkonema funiforme FACHB-1375:
TTGAAGAAACTGGCGTAAACAAAGCTTTGGGCTACCGTCATCCCGGCGATCTAAGGCGGAACTATTCTAGATTTTACTGGCATGGAGTTTATCCGTATATTAAAGATGCACTTCGTTATCTACAGCTAACGCAGCAAGGCAAGCAAGTCATTGCTAACTTGTACTCGAATGTGTTTGTGGTAGAACACGAAAAGGCTGAGGAGGAGCAAAGGCAATTGATTGAACAGGTATAGCAAAATATGAACTGGTGGCAGAAATTAAAAAATAATCCCTTAGCTCGTTTTGGGGCTTTGTTACTGTTAGTTTTCTATTTGGCAGTAATAGCTGCTGATTTTGTTGCGCCTTACGATCCTTATGCGTCTCAGCCCAACGGTTCGCTACTGCCACCGACGCAGATTTATCTAAAAACGCCACAGGGAAACTCGATCGGGCCTCATGTTTATCCTACAACTCAAGGGCCGGTAGACTTGGAAACGGGCGATCGCAAACTCATTGTAGATTGGGAAAAACCTACTCCCCTGCGCCTATTTGTGCAGGGGCCAACCTACTATCTGTTTCGCCTGAACGTGCCACTGCCGCCTACATTTGAGGAAATAGAAATTTTTGGGGGAATTCCCTGCAATTGGCATCTTTTCGGCACGACTGGCGATGCTAAATTTAACCTTTTAGGCACTGACGAACAAGCACGCGACCAGTTTTCTCGTCTGCTGTATGGAGGAAGGATTAGCCTCAGCATCGGTTGGGTGGGAGTGGCGATTTCCTTTCCCTTGGGAATGCTTTTCGGTGGTATTTCTGGTTTCTTCGGTGGGAAGATTGATAGCGTTTTGATGCGCTTAGTGGAAGTGCTGATGACTATTCCTACCATCTATCTCTTGGTTAGCCTCACCCTGGTACTACCTGCTGGGATAAGCAGCGCCATGAGATTCCTGCTGATCACATTAATCATCTCATTTGTCAGCTGGGCTGGTTTGGCAAGAGTAATTCGGGGACAGGTGCTGTCCATCAAAGAACGGGAATTCGTACAAGCAGCACGGGCTATGGGCGGCAAACCGATTTACATTATCATCCGTCACATCTTACCGCAGACGGCAACATACGTGATTATTTCGGCTACTTTGGCAGTTCCTGGTTTTATCGCCGCCGAATCAGTACTCAGTTTAATCGGACTCGGAATACAGCAACCCGACCCTTCTTGGGGAAA
This window harbors:
- a CDS encoding ABC transporter permease; translated protein: MNWWQKLKNNPLARFGALLLLVFYLAVIAADFVAPYDPYASQPNGSLLPPTQIYLKTPQGNSIGPHVYPTTQGPVDLETGDRKLIVDWEKPTPLRLFVQGPTYYLFRLNVPLPPTFEEIEIFGGIPCNWHLFGTTGDAKFNLLGTDEQARDQFSRLLYGGRISLSIGWVGVAISFPLGMLFGGISGFFGGKIDSVLMRLVEVLMTIPTIYLLVSLTLVLPAGISSAMRFLLITLIISFVSWAGLARVIRGQVLSIKEREFVQAARAMGGKPIYIIIRHILPQTATYVIISATLAVPGFIAAESVLSLIGLGIQQPDPSWGNMLSLATNASILVLQPWLIWPPALLIILTVLAFNLLGDGLRDALDPRSQQR